In Bubalus kerabau isolate K-KA32 ecotype Philippines breed swamp buffalo chromosome 4, PCC_UOA_SB_1v2, whole genome shotgun sequence, one DNA window encodes the following:
- the TNFRSF13B gene encoding tumor necrosis factor receptor superfamily member 13B, with amino-acid sequence MAAAGTDVFGKLQCFGHKLRFWGQFSGLEPEFAPQGPRRGVAMEPCPEEQYWDSLLNTCVSCKPICSSQIPRTCAAFCKSLSCRQEQGRYYDLLLRDCVSCASICGRHPKQCTHYCEKTLRSQVSLLPEVRRQRAGEAPTRADTLGRHQVPEHRGLDAGPAPAGLKLSADQLALVYSTLGLCLCAIVCCFLLAVACFLKRRGVQVSFPTRPGPCPTQAKTSKDHWMEAGCVAGTPPEPVETCSFCFPECRAPTQESAGAPP; translated from the exons ATGGCAGCTGCAGGGACAGATGTCTTTGGGAAGTTACAGTGTTTCGGCCACAAGCTGAGGTTCTGGGGGCAGTTCTCAGGTCTGGAGCCCGAGTTTG CCCCACAGGGCCCGCGGCGGGGGGTGGCCATGGAGCCCTGCCCAGAAGAGCAGTACTGGGACTCGCTGCTGAacacctgcgtctcctgcaaaCCCATCTGCAGCAGCCAGATTCCGCGCACCTGTGCGGCCTTCTGCA agtcaCTCAGTTGCCGCCAAGAGCAAGGCAGGTACTATGACCTGCTCCTGAGGGACTGCGTCAGCTGTGCCTCCATCTGTGGGCGTCACCCCAAGCAGTGCACACACTACTGTGAGAAGACGCTGAGGAGCCAAGTGAGCCTCCTACCAGAGGTCAGGAGACAGCGGGCCGGAGAGGCCCCGACCCGAGCAGACACCCTGGGGAGGCACCAGGTGCCAGAGCACAGAGGCTTGGATGCAGGTCCAG CGCCTGCAGGGCTGAAGCTGAGCGCTGACCAGCTGGCCCTGGTCTACAGCACGCTGGGCCTATGTCTCTGTGCCATCGTCTGTTGCTTCCTGCTGGCCGTGGCCTGCTTCCTCAAGAGGAGGGGGGTCCAGGTCTCCTTCCCGACCCGCCCAGGGCCGTGTCCCACGCAGGCCAAGACTTCCAAGG ATCATTGGATGGAAGCCGGCTGCGTGGCAGGGACGCCGCCCGAGCCGGTGGAGACATGTAGCTTCTGCTTCCCGGAGTGCAGGGCGCCCACCCAGGAGAGCGCAGGCGCGCCCCCG